In the genome of Neodiprion pinetum isolate iyNeoPine1 chromosome 2, iyNeoPine1.2, whole genome shotgun sequence, one region contains:
- the LOC124211375 gene encoding phosphatidylinositol-3,5-bisphosphate 3-phosphatase MTMR3 isoform X2 has protein sequence MDTSEEPTSLQSICHLGASELFPKHTVESEDPSLTVPFTPLSGESVLALGRTSDGVLALSNYRLYLQLNQSNYNIPLGLIEQLEVKEIFFLHITCKDAPSLSCAFSTNEHCLEWFKRLHKLTYPRKSIEDIFAFAYYAWCVEEGKDYPRLGKDPSSYTTTFQSEVERLKFNLHGTWRISQINVDYKMCPSYPPQLLVPACITDDTLENVAKFRSSRRIPAVVWRHVNNGAVIARSSQPEVGWLGWRSSDDEDLLKALSDACAYDRGESTMIDPSLGYTDSPEATITSPGNKKVLIVDARSYTTAVANRARGGGCECPEYYPSCDIQFMNLPNIHSIRKSFHAVRQLCASDADPPNWLSLLEGTRWLQHMSGLLRAAVTVASAIERDGRPVLVHCSDGWDRTPQIVALAQLLLDPYYRTIEGFQILCEREWFDFGHKFADRCGQTIGCDDPNERCPVFLQWLDCVHQLIRQFPCGFQMSPEYIVKLAQHTYSQLFGTFLCNNRQERLQFRVRERTFSVWRFLNSNSFVNYLYSPSKHQVLWPSCSVRDLVLWSEVYLGSMVTSTGDNKDKQTVGIIDIEGGEGDEPQSQMTKTRSYGDLIHAQDHNVYPHRRLSDPSITLEKKFDSMNFENNDKVEKNTLSDSIQAVHENTVENVNLRKDYKAEIPSGSPVNPSVDSSTDTLIPNGDPVNNAVDIDNEISQKAPSEESILTWGDANHLRSTCNCNRAHDGSDVSDISAPLLSRTPSSACPASPIHQDNTIENSDKLDDIDGLPVICSDIQMRLQQIDVENKLKVEALRKELHTTRLALIKKVCNHNTDIDRIDDIGSLPDSVGSAGEHGESLPSDMSWEAVEELGPAPVLWVPDHAVNRCMGCDTEFWLGRRKHHCRGCGKIFCADCSENSTPLPSEQLYNPVRVCSDCFSRLHHNNNCDGVGN, from the exons ATGGATACTTCCGAGGAACCGACGAGTCTGCAATCTATTTGTCACCTGGGTGCATCTGAGTTATTTCCAAAACACACAGTGGAAAGCGAAGACCCGTCTTTGACTGTTCCGTTCACTCCGCTTAGCGGAGAATCCGTTTTGGCGCTCGGACGCACTTCGGATGGCGTGCTCGCACTTTCGAACTATCGCTTGTACCTACAACTTAATCAATCAAACTATAATATACCGTTGGGTCTTATCGAGCAGCTTGAAGTAAAAGAGATATTCTTTCTCCATATAACTTGTAAAGATGCACCATCGTTGAG CTGCGCATTCTCCACAAACGAGCATTGCTTGGAATGGTTCAAGCGCCTGCACAAGCTCACTTATCCTAGGAAAAGTATCGAAGATATATTTGCATTTGCCTATTACGCCTGGTGTGTCGAAGAAGGCAAGGATTATCCACGATTGGGGAAGGATCCATCCTCTTACACTACTACCTTTCAATCAGAA GTGGAACGTTTGAAGTTCAATCTTCATGGTACCTGGCGTATTAGTCAAATAAATGTGGACTACAAAATGTGCCCATCATATCCTCCCCAGCTTTTAGTACCTGCTTGTATAACGGATGACACGCTCGAAAACGTTGCTAAATTCAGAAGCTCCAGACGAATTCCGGCGGTTGTGTGGAG GCATGTCAATAACGGCGCAGTAATAGCACGCAGCAGTCAACCTGAAGTTGGCTGGCTAGGATGGCGAAGCTCCGACGATGAAGATCTGCTCAAAGCTCTTTCCGACGCTTGCGCGTACGACAGAGGGGAATCAACAATGATTGACCCTTCGCTTGGGTACACAGATTCCCCAGAAGCAACAATTACCTCTCCTGGGAATAAG AAAGTTCTGATAGTTGACGCGAGATCCTACACAACAGCGGTAGCGAATAGAGCACGCGGAGGTGGATGCGAATGCCCAGAATATTACCCGAGCTGCGACATCCAGTTCATGAACCTTCCTAACATACATTCGATACGAAAGAGCTTTCACGCCGTCAGACAGCTTTGCGCTTCCGACGCGGATCCACCAAA TTGGCTGAGTTTACTCGAAGGTACTCGATGGCTCCAACACATGTCCGGCTTACTCAGGGCAGCTGTAACTGTTGCTTCTGCTATTGAACGGGATGGACGACCAGTGCTTGTGCATTGCAGCGACGGATGGGACAGGACCCCACAAATCGTTGCCTTAGCTCAGTTGCTATTAGATCCCTATTACCGGACAATAGAG GGTTTCCAAATTCTCTGCGAAAGAGAATGGTTTGATTTTGGTCACAAATTTGCCGATCGGTGCGGCCAGACTATAGGCTGCGACGACCCGAACGAACGTTGCCCTGTATTTCTACAGTGGCTGGATTGCGTGCACCAATTGATACGTCAATTTCCGTGCGGTTTTCAGATGTCCCCAGAATATATC GTCAAGTTGGCACAGCATACATATTCACAGCTCTTTGGAACATTCCTGTGTAATAATAGACAAGAGCGACTACAATTTAGAGTGCGAGAGCGCACTTTCTCCGTTTGGCGTTTTCTGAACTCAAATTCTTTTGTCAATTACCTGTATTCACCTTCAAAGCACCAG GTTCTATGGCCTAGCTGCAGTGTGCGTGACCTTGTGTTGTGGTCTGAGGTATATCTAGGCTCTATGGTTACGTCGACAGGAGACAACAAGGACAAACAAACAGTTGGCATAATTGATATTGAAGGAGGAGAAGGGGACGAACCTCAAAGCCAGATGACAAAGACACGATCATACGGTGATTTGATACATGCTCAAGACCACAACGTGTACCCACATAGAAGACTGAGCGACCCCAGCATTACATTAGAAAA aaaatttgattcaatgAATTTCGAGAATAAtgataaagttgaaaaaaacacGTTGAGTGATAGTATTCAGGCCGTACACGAAAACACAGTTGAAAACGTGAATTTGAGAAAGGATTATAAGGCTGAGATACCGAGCGGATCACCTGTCAATCCTTCGGTTGATAGTTCTACTGATACACTTATACCAAATGGCGATCCTGTTAACAATGCTGTTGATATTGATAACGAGAT ATCCCAAAAGGCACCATCCGAAGAGTCGATACTAACTTGGGGAGATGCGAATCACCTTCGCAGCACTTGTAATTGCAACAGAGCTCACGACGGCAGCGATGTCAGCGACATAAGCGCACCTTTACTATCAAGAACCCCTAGCAGCGCTTGTCCTGCCTCGCCGATTCATCAAGATAACACAATTGAAAATTCTGATAAGCTAGATGATATTGACGGATTGCCTGTTATATGCAGTGACATTCAAATGCGATTGCAGCAAATAGACGTAGAAAATAAG cTGAAGGTTGAAGCCTTGCGAAAGGAATTACACACAACAAGGCTAGCTCTGATTAAAAAAGTCTGCAATCACAACACTGACATTGATCGCATTGATGACATT GGGTCATTGCCAGATTCAGTTGGCAGTGCAGGTGAACACGGAGAATCGCTTCCCTCCGACATGTCTTGGGAAGCTGTGGAAGAGCTGGGCCCAGCACCGGTCCTATGGGTGCCTGATCATGCAGTTAATCGTTGTATGGGATGCGACACAGAATTTTGGCTTGGAAGACGCAAGCATCACTGCAG AGGCTGTGGTAAAATATTCTGTGCAGACTGTTCGGAGAACTCGACTCCGCTGCCTAGTGAACAGCTCTACAATCCAGTCAGAGTTTGTAGCGACTGTTTCTCGCGACTGCATCAT AATAATAACTGCGATGGCGTCGGCAACTAA
- the LOC124211063 gene encoding protein OPI10 homolog, with the protein MFGLIVSGRLVQTDFQQVGETQYVITIPDADNVNHVVIFLTGTVPFPDGLGGAVYFSWPDPNAPPNWQNLGFISNAKPSAIFKISNLKKNHEFENINQTMFGVEKISHDAQIGISIEPLSIIEQQSAAVAEETSNAMTTFSQKMLAHFFNYVSSFSVTQQQMLPNPSENFVPLSIMQNWYTTFLRRLEQNPNFWKA; encoded by the exons ATGTTCGGACTAATTGTATCCGGAAGATTG GTACAAACAGACTTCCAACAAGTGGGCGAAACACAATATGTTATCACTATTCCCGACGCGGACAATGTTAATCATGTTGTCATATTTCTTACTGGCACAGTGCCATTTCCTGATGGATTAGGCGGAGCTG TATACTTCAGCTGGCCAGATCCAAATGCTCCGCCAAATTGGCAGAATCTTGGATTTATCTCGAATGCAAAACCATCGGCaatcttcaaaatttcaaacctcAAGAAAAAccacgaatttgaaaatatcaatcaAACGATGTttggagttgaaaaaatttcgcatgACGCTCAAATTGGTATATCTATTGAGCCCCTCAGTATAATAGAACAACAGAGTGCCGCTGTTGCGGAAGAAACAAGTAATGCAATGACTACATTCAGCCAGAAAATGCTAGCACACTTTTTCAACTATGTTTCAAGTTTCTCTGTGACACAGCAGCAAATGTTACCGAACCcttctgaaaattttgtacCTCTTTCTATTATGCAAAATTGGTACACTACGTTCCTACGAAGATTGGAGCAAAATCCAAATTTCTGGAAAGCTTGA
- the LOC124211375 gene encoding phosphatidylinositol-3,5-bisphosphate 3-phosphatase MTMR3 isoform X1, with protein sequence MDTSEEPTSLQSICHLGASELFPKHTVESEDPSLTVPFTPLSGESVLALGRTSDGVLALSNYRLYLQLNQSNYNIPLGLIEQLEVKEIFFLHITCKDAPSLSCAFSTNEHCLEWFKRLHKLTYPRKSIEDIFAFAYYAWCVEEGKDYPRLGKDPSSYTTTFQSEVERLKFNLHGTWRISQINVDYKMCPSYPPQLLVPACITDDTLENVAKFRSSRRIPAVVWRHVNNGAVIARSSQPEVGWLGWRSSDDEDLLKALSDACAYDRGESTMIDPSLGYTDSPEATITSPGNKKVLIVDARSYTTAVANRARGGGCECPEYYPSCDIQFMNLPNIHSIRKSFHAVRQLCASDADPPNWLSLLEGTRWLQHMSGLLRAAVTVASAIERDGRPVLVHCSDGWDRTPQIVALAQLLLDPYYRTIEGFQILCEREWFDFGHKFADRCGQTIGCDDPNERCPVFLQWLDCVHQLIRQFPCGFQMSPEYIVKLAQHTYSQLFGTFLCNNRQERLQFRVRERTFSVWRFLNSNSFVNYLYSPSKHQVLWPSCSVRDLVLWSEVYLGSMVTSTGDNKDKQTVGIIDIEGGEGDEPQSQMTKTRSYGDLIHAQDHNVYPHRRLSDPSITLEKKFDSMNFENNDKVEKNTLSDSIQAVHENTVENVNLRKDYKAEIPSGSPVNPSVDSSTDTLIPNGDPVNNAVDIDNEISQKAPSEESILTWGDANHLRSTCNCNRAHDGSDVSDISAPLLSRTPSSACPASPIHQDNTIENSDKLDDIDGLPVICSDIQMRLQQIDVENKLKVEALRKELHTTRLALIKKVCNHNTDIDRIDDIGSLPDSVGSAGEHGESLPSDMSWEAVEELGPAPVLWVPDHAVNRCMGCDTEFWLGRRKHHCRGCGKIFCADCSENSTPLPSEQLYNPVRVCSDCFSRLHHVSPCQHTKLHAMKIHDNETEPVSSTEITTCHRIITAMASATKVQPIGKDTCTNSAMATQQKLPSSLTAAPN encoded by the exons ATGGATACTTCCGAGGAACCGACGAGTCTGCAATCTATTTGTCACCTGGGTGCATCTGAGTTATTTCCAAAACACACAGTGGAAAGCGAAGACCCGTCTTTGACTGTTCCGTTCACTCCGCTTAGCGGAGAATCCGTTTTGGCGCTCGGACGCACTTCGGATGGCGTGCTCGCACTTTCGAACTATCGCTTGTACCTACAACTTAATCAATCAAACTATAATATACCGTTGGGTCTTATCGAGCAGCTTGAAGTAAAAGAGATATTCTTTCTCCATATAACTTGTAAAGATGCACCATCGTTGAG CTGCGCATTCTCCACAAACGAGCATTGCTTGGAATGGTTCAAGCGCCTGCACAAGCTCACTTATCCTAGGAAAAGTATCGAAGATATATTTGCATTTGCCTATTACGCCTGGTGTGTCGAAGAAGGCAAGGATTATCCACGATTGGGGAAGGATCCATCCTCTTACACTACTACCTTTCAATCAGAA GTGGAACGTTTGAAGTTCAATCTTCATGGTACCTGGCGTATTAGTCAAATAAATGTGGACTACAAAATGTGCCCATCATATCCTCCCCAGCTTTTAGTACCTGCTTGTATAACGGATGACACGCTCGAAAACGTTGCTAAATTCAGAAGCTCCAGACGAATTCCGGCGGTTGTGTGGAG GCATGTCAATAACGGCGCAGTAATAGCACGCAGCAGTCAACCTGAAGTTGGCTGGCTAGGATGGCGAAGCTCCGACGATGAAGATCTGCTCAAAGCTCTTTCCGACGCTTGCGCGTACGACAGAGGGGAATCAACAATGATTGACCCTTCGCTTGGGTACACAGATTCCCCAGAAGCAACAATTACCTCTCCTGGGAATAAG AAAGTTCTGATAGTTGACGCGAGATCCTACACAACAGCGGTAGCGAATAGAGCACGCGGAGGTGGATGCGAATGCCCAGAATATTACCCGAGCTGCGACATCCAGTTCATGAACCTTCCTAACATACATTCGATACGAAAGAGCTTTCACGCCGTCAGACAGCTTTGCGCTTCCGACGCGGATCCACCAAA TTGGCTGAGTTTACTCGAAGGTACTCGATGGCTCCAACACATGTCCGGCTTACTCAGGGCAGCTGTAACTGTTGCTTCTGCTATTGAACGGGATGGACGACCAGTGCTTGTGCATTGCAGCGACGGATGGGACAGGACCCCACAAATCGTTGCCTTAGCTCAGTTGCTATTAGATCCCTATTACCGGACAATAGAG GGTTTCCAAATTCTCTGCGAAAGAGAATGGTTTGATTTTGGTCACAAATTTGCCGATCGGTGCGGCCAGACTATAGGCTGCGACGACCCGAACGAACGTTGCCCTGTATTTCTACAGTGGCTGGATTGCGTGCACCAATTGATACGTCAATTTCCGTGCGGTTTTCAGATGTCCCCAGAATATATC GTCAAGTTGGCACAGCATACATATTCACAGCTCTTTGGAACATTCCTGTGTAATAATAGACAAGAGCGACTACAATTTAGAGTGCGAGAGCGCACTTTCTCCGTTTGGCGTTTTCTGAACTCAAATTCTTTTGTCAATTACCTGTATTCACCTTCAAAGCACCAG GTTCTATGGCCTAGCTGCAGTGTGCGTGACCTTGTGTTGTGGTCTGAGGTATATCTAGGCTCTATGGTTACGTCGACAGGAGACAACAAGGACAAACAAACAGTTGGCATAATTGATATTGAAGGAGGAGAAGGGGACGAACCTCAAAGCCAGATGACAAAGACACGATCATACGGTGATTTGATACATGCTCAAGACCACAACGTGTACCCACATAGAAGACTGAGCGACCCCAGCATTACATTAGAAAA aaaatttgattcaatgAATTTCGAGAATAAtgataaagttgaaaaaaacacGTTGAGTGATAGTATTCAGGCCGTACACGAAAACACAGTTGAAAACGTGAATTTGAGAAAGGATTATAAGGCTGAGATACCGAGCGGATCACCTGTCAATCCTTCGGTTGATAGTTCTACTGATACACTTATACCAAATGGCGATCCTGTTAACAATGCTGTTGATATTGATAACGAGAT ATCCCAAAAGGCACCATCCGAAGAGTCGATACTAACTTGGGGAGATGCGAATCACCTTCGCAGCACTTGTAATTGCAACAGAGCTCACGACGGCAGCGATGTCAGCGACATAAGCGCACCTTTACTATCAAGAACCCCTAGCAGCGCTTGTCCTGCCTCGCCGATTCATCAAGATAACACAATTGAAAATTCTGATAAGCTAGATGATATTGACGGATTGCCTGTTATATGCAGTGACATTCAAATGCGATTGCAGCAAATAGACGTAGAAAATAAG cTGAAGGTTGAAGCCTTGCGAAAGGAATTACACACAACAAGGCTAGCTCTGATTAAAAAAGTCTGCAATCACAACACTGACATTGATCGCATTGATGACATT GGGTCATTGCCAGATTCAGTTGGCAGTGCAGGTGAACACGGAGAATCGCTTCCCTCCGACATGTCTTGGGAAGCTGTGGAAGAGCTGGGCCCAGCACCGGTCCTATGGGTGCCTGATCATGCAGTTAATCGTTGTATGGGATGCGACACAGAATTTTGGCTTGGAAGACGCAAGCATCACTGCAG AGGCTGTGGTAAAATATTCTGTGCAGACTGTTCGGAGAACTCGACTCCGCTGCCTAGTGAACAGCTCTACAATCCAGTCAGAGTTTGTAGCGACTGTTTCTCGCGACTGCATCATGTAAGTCCCTGTCAACACACGAAACTCCATGCAATGAAAATTCACGATAATGAAACTGAGCCAGTATCAAGCACTGAGATAACGACATGCCATAGAATAATAACTGCGATGGCGTCGGCAACTAAAGTTCAACCAATTGGCAAAGACACATGCACTAATTCAGCAATGGCCACTCAGCAAAAATTGCCTTCCTCGCTTACCGCTGCTCCAAACTGA
- the LOC124211377 gene encoding uncharacterized protein has protein sequence MSTLNESPSSTDDDEENLEALKEATDSQFLKDSLFYNKPETGNDVEAEKSVLPKSLRRNVELMEEYNKFGVSQDFKNFVAKQLAKSLDKSVQEVVYKNGSVSKPKKSKKNTSGIRLLRDSKVNLSHIEEENFDHNIKYRRKTEDKINLDEHISRCAEAAIEPDLILSKASTLAWADTTKGTLYKYKTQDNRVLTEIS, from the exons ATGTCAACTTTGAACGAGTCTCCATCGAGTACTGACGACGATGAAGAGAATTTGGAAGCATTAAAAGAAGCTACAGACTCTCAGTTTTTAAAAGATTCCTTATTTTACAACAAGCCAGAAACCG GAAATGATGTAGAAGCTGAAAAATCTGTATTACCAAAATCGTTGCGGAGAAACGTCGAATTGATGGAAGAATATAACAAATTTGGAGTGTCTcaagattttaaaaattttgttgcaaaacAGCTGGCCAAATCTTTAGATAA ATCTGTCCAAGAAGTCGTCTACAAAAATGGCAGCGTTTCAAAGCCcaagaaaagtaagaaaaatacatcAGGGATAAGATTATTGAGGGActcaaaagtaaatttaagCCACATTGAGGAGGAAAATTTCGAccataatataaaatatagaagAAAAACTGAGGATAAAATCAATTTGGATGAGCACATTTCTAGGTGTGCAGAAGCTGCCATTGAACCAGATTTGATTTTATCCAAAGCCAGTACTTTAGCGTGGGCAGACACAACAAAAGGAActttatacaaatataaaacaCAGGATAACAGAGTTCTGACAGAAATCAGTTAA